In the genome of Rhinolophus ferrumequinum isolate MPI-CBG mRhiFer1 chromosome 24, mRhiFer1_v1.p, whole genome shotgun sequence, one region contains:
- the WNT8A gene encoding protein Wnt-8a isoform X2, with product MLCHLQCLCLVSPFPHPVLPAKEAPIISSLFTIALLFLFLVRSVNNFLITGPKAYLTYTTSVALGAQSGIEECKFQFAWERWNCPENALQLSTHNRLRSATRETSFIHAISSAGVMHTITKNCSMGDFENCGCDESKNGKTGGHGWIWGGCSDNVEFGEKISKLFVDSLEKGKDARALMNLHNNRAGRLAVRATMKRTCKCHGISGSCSIQTCWLQLADFREMGDYLKAKYDRALKIELDKRRLRAGNSAEGRRAPTEAFLPSVEAELIFLEESPDYCTRNSSLGIYGTEGRECLQHSHNTSRWERHSCWRLCTDCGLQVEERRMEATSSCNCKFQWCCTVKCDQCRHVVNNFTQLCC from the exons ATGCTATGCCACCTTCAGTGCCTCTGCCTGGTAAGTCCTTTCCCCCATCCCGTACTCCCTGCCAAGGAAGCCCCCATTATCTCATCCCTATTCACCATTgccttactttttctctttttggttaGGTCAGTGAACAATTTCCTGATAACAGGTCCCAAG GCCTATCTGACCTACACCACCAGCGTGGCCCTGGGTGCCCAGAGTGGCATTGAGGAGTGTAAGTTCCAGTTTGCTTGGGAACGCTGGAACTGCCCTGAAAACGCTCTCCAGCTCTCCACTCACAACAGGCTGAGAAGTG CCACCAGGGAGACTTCCTTCATTCATGCCATCAGCTCCGCTGGGGTCATGCACACCATCACCAAGAACTGTAGCATGGGCGACTTTGAAAACTGTGGCTGTGATGagtcaaaaaatggaaaaacag GAGGCCATGGCTGGATCTGGGGAGGCTGCAGCGACAATGTAGAATTTGGGGAAAAGATCTCCAAACTCTTTGTGGACAGCCTGGAGAAGGGAAAGGATGCCAGAGCCCTGATGAATCTCCACAACAACAGGGCAGGCAGGCTG GCAGTGAGAGCCACCATGAAAAGGACCTGCAAATGCCATGGCATCTCCGGGAGCTGCAGCATCCAGACGTGTTGGCTGCAGCTGGCTGACTTCCGGGAGATGGGAGACTACCTAAAGGCCAAGTACGACCGGGCACTGAAAATCGAGTTGGATAAGCGGCGGCTAAGGGCTGGGAATAGTGCCGAGGGCCGCCGGGCACCCACTGAGGCCTTTCTTCCTAGTGTAGAGGCTGAGCTGATCTTTTTAGAGGAATCGCCAGATTACTGTACCCGCAATTCCAGCCTGGGCATCTATGGCACCGAGGGTCGGGAGTGCCTGCAGCACAGCCACAACACATCCAGGTGGGAACGACACAGCTGCTGGCGCCTGTGCACGGACTGTGGCCTGCAGGTGGAAGAGAGGAGAATGGAAGCCACCAGCAGCTGTAACTGTAAATTCCAGTGGTGCTGTACAGTCAAGTGTGACCAGTGTCGGCATGTGGTGAACAA TTTCACCCAGCTGTGCTGCTGA
- the WNT8A gene encoding protein Wnt-8a isoform X1, which yields MLCHLQCLCLVSPFPHPVLPAKEAPIISSLFTIALLFLFLVRSVNNFLITGPKAYLTYTTSVALGAQSGIEECKFQFAWERWNCPENALQLSTHNRLRSATRETSFIHAISSAGVMHTITKNCSMGDFENCGCDESKNGKTGGHGWIWGGCSDNVEFGEKISKLFVDSLEKGKDARALMNLHNNRAGRLAVRATMKRTCKCHGISGSCSIQTCWLQLADFREMGDYLKAKYDRALKIELDKRRLRAGNSAEGRRAPTEAFLPSVEAELIFLEESPDYCTRNSSLGIYGTEGRECLQHSHNTSRWERHSCWRLCTDCGLQVEERRMEATSSCNCKFQWCCTVKCDQCRHVVNKYYCTRSPGSPWSRGKGST from the exons ATGCTATGCCACCTTCAGTGCCTCTGCCTGGTAAGTCCTTTCCCCCATCCCGTACTCCCTGCCAAGGAAGCCCCCATTATCTCATCCCTATTCACCATTgccttactttttctctttttggttaGGTCAGTGAACAATTTCCTGATAACAGGTCCCAAG GCCTATCTGACCTACACCACCAGCGTGGCCCTGGGTGCCCAGAGTGGCATTGAGGAGTGTAAGTTCCAGTTTGCTTGGGAACGCTGGAACTGCCCTGAAAACGCTCTCCAGCTCTCCACTCACAACAGGCTGAGAAGTG CCACCAGGGAGACTTCCTTCATTCATGCCATCAGCTCCGCTGGGGTCATGCACACCATCACCAAGAACTGTAGCATGGGCGACTTTGAAAACTGTGGCTGTGATGagtcaaaaaatggaaaaacag GAGGCCATGGCTGGATCTGGGGAGGCTGCAGCGACAATGTAGAATTTGGGGAAAAGATCTCCAAACTCTTTGTGGACAGCCTGGAGAAGGGAAAGGATGCCAGAGCCCTGATGAATCTCCACAACAACAGGGCAGGCAGGCTG GCAGTGAGAGCCACCATGAAAAGGACCTGCAAATGCCATGGCATCTCCGGGAGCTGCAGCATCCAGACGTGTTGGCTGCAGCTGGCTGACTTCCGGGAGATGGGAGACTACCTAAAGGCCAAGTACGACCGGGCACTGAAAATCGAGTTGGATAAGCGGCGGCTAAGGGCTGGGAATAGTGCCGAGGGCCGCCGGGCACCCACTGAGGCCTTTCTTCCTAGTGTAGAGGCTGAGCTGATCTTTTTAGAGGAATCGCCAGATTACTGTACCCGCAATTCCAGCCTGGGCATCTATGGCACCGAGGGTCGGGAGTGCCTGCAGCACAGCCACAACACATCCAGGTGGGAACGACACAGCTGCTGGCGCCTGTGCACGGACTGTGGCCTGCAGGTGGAAGAGAGGAGAATGGAAGCCACCAGCAGCTGTAACTGTAAATTCCAGTGGTGCTGTACAGTCAAGTGTGACCAGTGTCGGCATGTGGTGAACAAGTACTATTGCACGCGCTCCCCAGGCAGTCCTTGGTCCAGGGGCAAGGGCAGTACCTGA